The Luteibacter flocculans genomic interval AGCAGCGCCACAGCGCCTGCTACGTCGGTCACGTGTCGCACTCCATTGATAGTCACATCGAAGGTTGCGTTCGTATCGGCGCGCGCAGTCCGAGACGGCACGGTCGACGGGTCCGATAATATGTCACTTGGCGCGGAATGAACCGGGCTGGCCGCAAGACCGAGCGCCAACATCGGGGTAAGCAGTGCGCATTGCCGCAGCATGCGGTGAGAAAAAAACAACGTCGTCTCCTGTTGCATGGGGGAGACTTATTCTGTTTTTCGGCTAGGGCTTAACCTATACGACGATTCTGAAAAATCGGCGTGTTTTCGGACGAGCGCCGTAGAGACGGGAAGAGAGCCGACGTTGTCGAAAATTATCTGCCTGCTGCACCCTTCTCGTGTATTGAATCGAGCGAGACAGCAATGCCCGCGCCAACGGCAGCACATCGACACAACGCCTCGACATGAGCTAGTCGCCACATTGCGTGGCGACTAGCTTATTTATTCAAGGGGAAGCCGCGATGCAAAGTTCACCGGCGAGAATATTGCTGAATGCTTTCCGCGCATGACACCTCACACCTCAGCTTCGGCTGATTTATAGACTCATTCTCCGTTTCGCATGGAGAATGTGCCCTCGACGGCGATGTCATTGGCACCGTCATTTCGAGTAGCATTGAAAGCGAATTTACCCTCGACCCAAGTGCGGTCAGGACTGAACTTGAGCTCTAAATACCCCCCGGTCGGGGAATACATTGCCACTTCACGCTTTCCATAGTGCACCAAGAGGTCTGTTTTGTTATTTTTGTGATTGTCGAAAAAGTAAATGCGATCGACAGCGTGCTCTGAATTATCCGTGAAACGCAGCTCGAAGCTCATGGGGGTCATGTCGGGGCCACCGACGTTATGCCCAACGAAGTAGTGATGATTCGGCTCACCGGGCCAACCCGGCACCGCCCCAGCGCCTGCCTGATCGGACACGTATTGCACTCCGTTGATCGTCACATTGAAGGTTGTGTTCGTATCGGTGCGCGCATCCCAAGACAAAACGGTCAACGGGTCCAGTGACGTCTCACTTGGCGTGGAATGAACCGGGCTGGCCGCAAGACCGAGCGCCAACATCGGGGTAAGTAGTGCGGATCGCCGCAGCATGGGTTGAAAAAAGAACATTATGTCTCCTGTTGCGTTGGGGGAGGCTCATTCTGTTTTTCCGCATGGGTTTAACCCATACGACTATTCTGAAAAATCGGCGCGTTTGGATGGGAAGGGAGCCGACGTTGTCGAAAATTAGCCGCCCGCAGTCGGCGCCATTCTCATGTATTCGATCAACGAGACAGTAAGGTCTGCACAAGCGGCAGCCGCATAGACATAACGCATGGTTCGATACGAGCTAGTCGCCACATCGCGGCGTATACCCAGTCGGACACGTAGCGCACTCCGTGATCGTCTCCTCGAAGGTTCCGTTCGTATCGGCGCGCGTATCCCGAGACACTACGAACGACGGATCCCACGACATTTCGCTTGGCGCGGAATGAACCGGGCTGGCCGCAAGACCGAGCGCCAACATCGGGGTAAGTAGTGCGGATCGCCCCAGCATGCGTTGAGAAAAGAACATCGTCGTCTCCTGTTGCGCAGTGGAGACGCATTCTGTTTTCTTCGTAGGGCTTGCCCTATAGAATTATTCTGAAAAATCGGAATATTTTCAGGCGACCGCCGTGGCGATGCGAAGGAAGCGGCGAGGATATTGCGACCGCTTCCTTTCCATGCTGCGCACACATCGGCTTTCGACTGCTCTATAGACCTAGATCGGTATTTGGCATAGCGAACGTGCCGTCAACATCGATGAGCTTGCCGCCGTCGATTCGAACTGCTGTGAAGGTGAATTTGCCCTCGACCCAAGTGCGGTCGGGGCTGAACGTCAGATCCAGGTAACCTGAAGTCGGGTGGTACGACCAGATGCGTCCACTCTCAATGTCGAATTCCCCGTAGTTCAACATCAGAGGTAGGTTGAGGGCGCCGAAATAATATCGACCGTCAACGACCTGCTCTGCCGGATCCATGAAACGCCGGACGAAGCGCATGGGGCTCGTGTGAGGACCGCCTATCGGCTCTCCGGCGTTGAAGTAGTGGTATTTCGGAACCGCGCCGTCACCGAAGTGTTCCGTGGCGGATGCCCTTTCAGACACGTAAGTCACACCATTGATCGTGGCCGTAAACGTAGCGTCCGCTTGAGTGCGTCCCATCCCGGATTGCACGGTGGGGTGGCCCAATGACACCTCGCCTGGAATCGCAAGAACCGGGCTGGCCGCAAGACCGAGTGCGACCATCGGGGTAAGCAGTGCGGATCGCCGCAGCATGCGTTGAGAAAAGAACATCGTCGTCTCCTCTTGCGTGGGGGGAGACTCATTCTGTTTTTCGGCTAGGGCTTGACCTATACGACGATTCTGAAAAATCGGAGCGTTTTCGGACGGCCGCCGTAGCGATGGGCTATTCGGTCGTTTATTCTGCCAACCTCCTGATCGAGGCTTCCCCATGTCTGACATCCGCGCCATCCTCACTGACATCGAGGGCACTACCAGCTCCATCGATTTCGTCAAGGACGTGCTGTTTCCGTATGCCCGGACGCACCTTCCGGCCTACGTCGAGACCCACGCCGACACGCCCGAGGTCCAGCACTGGCTGCACGAAGCGGCAAAGGAAGCCGGCTTCGTCGAGGCCAGCCGCACGGAAATCATCGACCTGCTCGTGCGCTGGATCGACGAGGATCGCAAGTCCACGGCGCTCAAGGCCCTGCAGGGCATGATCTGGCGCGAAGGCTACGAGTCCGGCGCCTACGTGTCGCACATGTACCCTGAGGTCGCAGCGCGGCTCCGTGCATGGCACGAACAGGGGCTTGCGTTGTACGTGTATTCGTCCGGCTCGGTACCGGCGCAGAAGCTACTGTTCGGCTACAGCGAGAACGGCGACCTCACGCCGTTGTTCTCGGGATATTTCGACACGCAGACGGGCCACAAGCGCGAGGTCGATTCCTACCGCCGCATCGCCGAAGCGATTGGCCTCCCGCCCGCGCAGGTGCTGTTCCTTTCGGACATCCGCGAAGAGCTCGACGCCGCTCGCACGGCGGGCATGCGCACCACGCAGCTCGTCCGTCCGCCGCAACCGCTGAGCGAGAACGGCCATCCTGCCGTCGCCGATTTCGATGCCATCGCACCTTGATTCCCGCCGCAAGACGGCGATCTACGTCCTGGCGTCGTTTTCCCTGGGCGCCCTGCTGACCGCAAGTCTGTTGTGGCACGGGCCGCGCCCCGCGCCGAGCCAGGCGGTCGCCCTCGAGCCTGCTGCTGCACGATCGGCGCCGGCCCAGGGGGAGCCCGCCAAGCGACCCGTGCCCCTGTCGCTATGGGGCGATATGCCCGATGGCGATACGGAAGGCGATACCGATGCGGCGGCGGCCTGGCCGGACGATGCGCCCACGCCGGAGCAGGTGTTTACCGATCAGCCCGAGGCCATGCGCAAGGCTTTGTCGCGGCTGGCTCCGCGCACGCCGGGCAAACCGAATCTCTACGCCATCGCCGTGGGCGCCGATGGGAGCGAAGACGTTTTCCGCAACGAGGCGGAATACGTCGATGCCGTGGTAGGAAAACGCTTTGGCAGCCCGGGTCATACGGTGATCCTGGAGAACAACCCGACCACACTCACCACCCGCCCGCTGGCTAGCTGGACGAATCTCGAAGCGGCACTCGGCGGTCTCGCCAAGGTGATGGACCCACGCGAAGACGTGCTCCTGCTGTACATCGCCACCCATGGTTCCAGCGACCACACCCTACTCATCGACATGGATCCGATCCCACTCGATCAGATCGACCCGGATGGTCTCGCGGATATCCTTTCGAAGCAGCCGTTTCGCTGGAAGGTCGTAGTGGTCAATGCGTGTTACTCGGGCGGCTTCGTACCGAAATTGCGCGGCGCCGGCACCCTGGTGCTCACCGCCGCACGCAGCGACCGGACCTCGTTCGGCTGCGGCGCGGATTCCGACATCACCTATTTTGGTCGGGCTTGGCTTGCCCATGGGTTAAGTGCTACACCCGACTTCATCGAGGCTTTCGGCAAGGCGAAGGCGGAGATCGCAGGCTGGGAGAAGAGGGACGCCCTGGAGCCGTCCGAGCCACAGATCGATGTGGGCGTTGGCATTGACAGCAAGCTCGAGGCTTGGCGGAAAGCGGCGCGCATCGGGCCGCCCGTGCCGTTTCAACCGGCGCACTGACGCGGCTCCTCGCCGCTATAGCGGCTCCCACACGTCAGACCGAGACGTCGAGCGAGAAGCGGTCGGCGTCCATCCAGGCAGGAAAACGCTCGCGGTGTGCCTTCAGCGGCGCCGGATCGAGCACGACGGTGACCACCTGCTCTTGCGTGCCGAGTTCCACCAGCGGCTCGCCCACGGGATCGATCACGGCACTGTCGCCGGCATAGGGCAAGTCGTTGCCATCCACACCGACGCGATTCACGCCGATGACATAGGCCAGATTTTCGATGGCTCGCGCACGCAGCAGCGTGCGCCAGGGCTGCCGACGCGGTGCCGGCCAGTTCGCCACGAACAAGGCCAGGTCGTAATCCATGCCGCCTGCGGCTTCCTCGCGGCGCCCATTGCGTAGCCACACCGGAAAACGCAGGTCGTAGCAGACCTGCGGCAGGATGCGCCATCCTTTCAATTCCACGATCAGACGCTCGTTGCCGCCACCGTAACGCGTGTGTTCGCCCGCCATGCGGAACAGATGGCGCTTGTCGTAATACGCGATCGAGCCGTCGGGCGAGGCCCAGACGAGGCGGTTGTAGACGCTGTCGCCATCACGGATGACCAGGCTGCCGGTCAGCGTGGCATTCACCTCGCCGGCCAGCGCCCGCATCCACGCAACGCTCGGGCCGTCCATCGCCTCCGCATTGTTGAGCGTGTCGTTGGTGAACCCGGAGAGGAACGTCTCCGGAAGCACGATTAGGTCGCTTGGCGCGGCGCCGCGGACGAGACGACCGTAGTACTCGCGATTGCCCGCCGCGTCGTGCCACCGGGTGGCGCCCTGGACGAGAGAAACGGTCAGAGTTTGCACAGCAGCTCCGCGGCGGCTTCCATGGTGGCGTCGTTTTTGGCGAAGCAGAGCCGGACCAGGCGCGTGTCAGGTGCGGCTTCGTAGAACGGGCTGAGCGGAATCGCGGCCACGCCGCCCTCGCGCACCAGCCACTCGCTGAAGTTGATGTCGTCGACGTCACGGATGGCGGCATAGTCCACGAGCTGGAAGTACCCCCCCGGGACATCGAGCAGCTTCAGGCGCGACGGTGCAAGCAATTCGCGGAAACGGTCACGCTTCGCCTGGTAGAACGCCGGCAGCGTCAGATAGTGCTCAGGAGTGGATTCGAGAAACGCCGCAAACGCCCACTGCGCCGGGTTGAACGTGCAGAACGTAAGGTATTGGTGCACCTTGCGGAACTCGGCGGTGAGCGCCTTGGGCGCCACGGCATAGCCAACCTTCCATCCCGTGCAGTGGTAGGTCTTGCCGAACGACGACACGACGATGCTTCGCGCCGCGAGTTCCTCGTGTCGCAGCACGCTCTGGTGTTCCTGACCATCGAACACGATGTGCTCGTACACCTCGTCGGAAAGCACCACGATGGACGTCTCGCGCACAATGGTAGCCAGTTCGTCCAGATCGGCCCGCGAGAGCACGGCGCCGGACGGATTGTGCGGCGAGTTGATCAGGATCATCCGGGTCTTCGGCGTGATCGCGTCGCGCACGCGCTGCCAGTCGATGGCGAACGTGGGCAAGGTCAGCGGCAGATGCACCGCCGTGGCGCCCTGCAGTTCGATGGCCGGCTCGTAGCTGTCGTAGCAGGGGTCGAAGACGATCACCTCGTCGCCAGCCCGCACCACGGCGGCAATGGCGGAGAAAAGCGCCTCGGTAGCACCCGACGTGACCGTGACTTCGGTATCTGGACTGACGCGATGACCGTAGAGACGCTCCGTCTTGGCCGCGATCTGCTCACGCAGCTTGGGAATACCGACGCCCGGCGCGTACTGGTTCTTTCCCTCGGCCATGGCGCGCGTGATCGCATCGCGCAGCGGCTCGGGCGGTTCGAAATCGGGAAAACCCTGGCCCAGGTTCACTGCCTTGTGTTCCAGCGCCAGTTGGCTCATGACGCTGAAGATCGTGGTGCCGACCTTGGGAAGCTTGGTATCGAGCTGCATCGAACGCCCTTATTCGTTTGGACGGCCAAACGCCGTCGACCGGGTCGATCCTATCATGCGCGCGAGGTGGATCGCCCCCGCCTGCTCCGGGTTCGCCCCAACCTTCTGACAATCCTTGACGAACTCCGCCTGCGCCTTCGGCAACCGCTCGGCTAGAAAGTCCACGAAGCTGCGGACCGCGGGCAGCAGACCACGGCGGCTGGGGTAAACGAAATGCAGCGTGCCCTGCGCCGTGGTGTACTCCGGTAGCACCCACTCCAGTTCCCCCTGGGCGATGAGCGGTGCGCAGAAGTCTTCCGGCACGAGCGCCACGCCGCAACATTGCACCGCCGCTGAAATGAGCACCGAGAAGTCGCCGCTGACGAGACGCGGCTTGACCTCCACCGCGGACTTCTTGCCGCTGGCATCCACCAGTTCCCAGACCTGAGCGCCCTCGTGCTCATACATGGACAGAGCGGGCAGCAGGGCCAGCTCGTCGAGGGATCGGGGACGACCGTTGCTCTCGAGGAACTTGGGGCTTGCCACCAGCAGGCTGCGCGCATAACCGATGCTACGCAGGACGAGCGTGGCGTCGGTATCCAGTTTCTCGCGAACACGGATCGCCACGTCATAGCCCTCACCGATGACGTCGACGCGCCGATTGGTGGCGGTAAGGCGCACCTGTACCTTCGGGTGTTCCAGCATGAACGCCGGAAGCATCGGCCCGAGCACGTTCTGCGCAAGGGAAATCGGGCAGCTCACACGGACCACGCCGCGCGGCTCGGTGCGCAGTTCGTCCACGGCATCCTGCGCCGCGCGCGCCTCTTCCAGCACCGCACGACAGTGTTGATAGAAGCGCTCGCCAATCTCGGTCACCACGAAACGGCGCGTTGTGCGTTGGAGCAGGCGCACGCCGAGGCGGTCTTCCAACTGGGCAATGCGCTTGCTCAGGCGGGATTTGGGGATACCGAGCGCCCTGCCCGCTGCCGAAAACCCGCCGTGTTCAACGACGGAGGCGAAGAAGTACAGATCGTTGAGGTCCTGCAGCGCGCCGTCCATCCCAAGCTCCGGTCGTTTCGTTTGCGAAACAATGAGTCTACTCCATGCCGACTAATCGCGGGATTGTCGCTGGCGTATCGTTTCCTCATGCCGCTACGCGGCCTATTAAGAGGAATTCCACCATGAAACTCCTGCATGTCGACGCCAGCGCCCTCGGTGCCCACTCCGTTTCCCGCGGCCTCACCGCCGCGATCGTGGACGAGTTCGTTCGTCATCATCCCGGAGTGGAGGTGACCTATCGCGACCTCCACGCGGCCCCGCTCGCCCACTGGTCGCCCACGGCCGACGAGAAGGCTACCGCGGAATCGGCGCAGGTCTTGCAGGAATTCCTCGACGCCGACGTCGTGGTGCTTGGCTCGCCGATGTACAACTTCAGCATCGCCAGTTCGCTGAAGGCGTGGATCGATCGCATCACCGTGGCAGGCACGACCTTCCGCTATACCGCGAATGGCCCCGAAGGCCTGGCCGGCGGCAAGCGCGTCATCGTGGCTTCGTCGCGCGGAGGTATCTATACCGAAGGCGCAGCCAGCGCGATGGACTTCCAGGAGCCTTACCTGCGCGCCCTGTTCGGCTTCCTTGGCGTGACCGATATCGAGTTTGTACGCGCCGAAGGGCTGGCCATGGGTGACGAGCGCAAGGCTCAAGCCGTCGATGGCGCCACCGCAAAAATCGGCAGCCTGCTTCGCAAGGCCGCCTGATCGAAACGAAAGGGCCGCGCGTCGCGCGGCCCTAGGGATGCTCTGAACACGTTAAGGGGAATTCTGCTTCCCGGGCTTTTCCGTCGGCATGTTCTGATCTTCCTGCGGATGCCCCTCGCCGGGCACCTTCGGTTTGCCGTGGGAGGGCTTGGGATTGTCTTCCCGGTATCCGGGGCTTTGTTGTTTGCCGTCGTTGGTCATGCGTTCACTCCGGTCGTTCAGGGTCGCTGCTGGCAAGCGGCATGGCCGCACTCGCAGGCGCTGCCTACGTTCTGGCTCTCTGCCGCCATGCGGCAACTCTCGCTGCAGTAGTCGCTCGATACCGGTACCCGGCAATGGCAACCTGCATGGTCGCAGGGCTTGTCGTCTTTCATGCGTCGGTTCCTCCACATGGCATGCGGAAAGCGTGCGCGGCGTGGCGTCTATTTTTCGTTACCGGCAGGCATATCGGCCGACACATTGAGCACAGGCGCCTCTGCCCAGCCGTGCGCCTCGATCATCAGCCCGCTGAGCGTGCGCACGTCCTGGAGGTTGTGTTCCGCCACACGGACCAGATCGGTCGACGAACCTCCGCGCAGGTAGGTGAGCCACGCGCGCGGCGCCTCCGATCCCGGCAGGTCGTCCTCACGCACGATGCGCAACAGCTTCCGCTCCGCCGTCTGCATGCGGCAGTTCTCCCACACGTGCCGATAACGTCGACGCATGGGATGCAACAGGTCGACGTGGGTCAGCCCCTGCAAGGGATTGGAAAGCCGCGCCAGCCGATAGCGCGTGGCAAGCAGCGGCGCGTCATACGATTTCCCGTTGTAGCTCACGAGCACCGTGGCTACGTGTATCCACTCGGCGAATGCGCGCAACATGGCCGTTTCAGCTGCCATGGTCGTGATGTAGAGCTGACGGACACGCAGCGCGCCATCGTGCCAGTCCGCTGCGCCGATCATGAAGGCGCGGGTACCCGTGCCGCCGGCGAGACCCGTGGTTTCCGTATCGAAATGCAGCAGATCTTCCCGCCGGGCGCGGGTAAGACGCGCGAACGAGAGATCGAGTTCGGCGGGCGGCTCGGCCCAGGCGAAACGTTGCTCGAGATAACGCAGCCCGGGGGCAATCTCTTCGCCGGGCACGTCACGCGACAGCGGTCGTGACGACACCGCACGCGGCTGCCCCAGGCGTTCGCGAACGCCCGCCATGCGACGCAACGCCGCCAGGTCGACACCACGATGCGCGGGGACCGATGCGGTCGTTGCAGCGAGCTTGGGCGGCGCGGGCGTCTTGCCCGTGCCGGCTCCTGCCTGTTTGCGCAACGCGGCGAGCCGCGAGGCAAGCTCGCTCATGCGCCCGCCCCGAGCAGCCGCAGCACACGCGTGGCAAGGTTGCGCGGCGTTTCCTCGCGACCTTCGTCCGCCGCGAGCACCGGCCCGACACACCCCGGACAACCCGCCTTGCAGGCACAGCCTTCTACGGTCGCCAGCGCATGCGCCAACAGCTCGGACGCGCGGCGGAACAGCGGTTCACTGAGGCCCACGCCACCGGGGAAGTTGTCGTAGAGATAGACGGTGGGCAGGAAACGCTCCAGCGCATCGGGCAGCGCGGCCGTGCCATCGTCGGCGCGCAGTTGCCCGCGTCCGGCGGCATCCACCTGCGCCGACCAGCCGCCGTCGCCCGAGCCTACCGCCTTCTGCAGATCGCGCGGCTCGGCCATCACGGCCACGATCGCCGCCGTATGCAACGCGTACGCCGCGCCGAGAAAGCCGTCCAGCGCGTGCTGGCGCGAGCAGAAGGCCTCATCGAGCACCGTCTGCGGTAGCTGCCACCAGACGGCCGTGGAATGCAGTTCCTGGTCGGGCAGGTTGACTGGACCATAACCGATGTTTTCGTGCGTGTAGTAGCGAATCTTCTTGTAACCCGACACGCGCCGGACCACATGCACCTCGCCATGCCTTGCACTGCCCTCGCCGGATCGCGTGCCGTCGAAGCATTCCAGCTCCTTGAGCTTGGTGTAGTCGATGGCGTCGGTGTAGTAATCGACGCGAGTACGTGTGCAATACGCCTTGCGCCCGTCCCAGTCGAGCTTTTCCACTTGGTACGGCACCGACTGGATCATGTGGATGGCACCTTCGTACAAGGTGAGCGCCGCCGCCGAGTAGTCCACCTCCGCGATGATCGTCTGCCGGCCTTCGGTACGATCTACCACCACGAAATTACCGTCCGCCACCGAACGCAGGCTCACCGCAATGGCCGGGTAACTGTCGGCGATCCACTCCCAGCGCTCGCCTTCGCGATGCAACACTTCCGACTCGGCCAGCACCTGCAGGTACGGACCCGCATCGTCGGGGCCGAAAGCATCGCCATCGAGGAACGGCAATTCGAAAGCGGCACAGCGGATGTGATCGAGCAGAATCAGCGGCTGGTCGGGCTGTATCCGTGCATGCTCGGGGCTGGCCTCGGTAAGAAAGGCGGGATGACGCATGAGGTACTGGTCCAGCGGCGCACTGGTCGCCACCAGCACCCCAAGCGAAGGCTGCTGCCGACGCCCGGCACGACCGAAGCGCTGCCAGGTGGCCGCAATGGAACCCGGATAACCATTCAGCACCACCGCATCCAGGCTGCCGATGTCGACTCCGAGTTCGAGGGCGGACGTGGAAACGATGCCATCGACGTTGCCGGCGCGCATCTCGCGCTCGACCTCGCGGCGCTCCGTGGGCAGGTAACCACCGCGGTAGGCGCGGATGCGCGGGGGTTTGCGCGTGTCGTGATCGAACACGTCTTTCAGGTACTTCGTCAGCACCTCGACCATCAGCCGCGACTGCGCGAAGACCAGGGTCTTCATCTTCGCCTTGATCGCTACGCGCGCGATGAGGCTCGTCTGCGACCTCGCCGATGCACGCAGACCGAGGTCAGGGTTGATCACCGGCGGGTTCCACAGCAGCACGTGGCGATCGCCAGTGGGCGCGCCGCTGCGGCTGACGGTCACGACTTCGTCCTCGATGAGCGCCTGGGCATGTTCGGTGGCGTTGCCGATCGTCGCCGAGCAGAGCACGAACTGCGGGCGCACACCGTAGAACGCACAGATGCGCTTCAGGCGGCGCAACACGTTGGCAAGGTGCGAACCGAATACGCCGCGATACGTGTGGATCTCGTCGATCACCACGTAGCGAAGGTTCTCGAAGAACTGCGCCCACTTGGTGTGATGCGGGAGGATCGCCTGATGCAGCATGTCCGGGTTGCTGACCACCACGTCGCCATGCAGCCGGATCGCCTGACGAGCGTCTCCCGGGGTGTCGCCATCGAAGGTGAAAGCCTTGACGCCCAGGTCGCCCGCACGATTGATTTCGAGCAACTCGGCGACCTGATCTTGCGCCAGTGCCTTGGTCGGAAACAGGTACAAGGCCTTGGCACCTGCCTCCAGCACCGAGGAGATCACCGGCATCGTGTAGCAGAGTGTCTTGCCCGATGCCGTCGGCGTCGCCACGAGCACGTGCTTTCCGTCGCGGGCTGCGGCCCAGGCTTCCTGCTGATGGCTGTACAGGCGTTCGATGCCCCGGGCGGCAAGCGCGCGCCCCAGACCCGCCGGCATGTCCTCGGGCAGTGCCGCAAAATCTCCCTCTCGGCCGAAGACGGTAAAGGCGGAGCACACGCGGTCGCCGTACTTGTCGGTGAGGCGATGCGCCAACGTGCGGCCGTCGTGCGCCGTGGCGAGCACGCCATCAGCCTCGTCGGCGCGAAGAGCTTTGAGGTAGGCGGCCATGGAAAATACCGGGCAACAGAGGGGCGCCCGTTATCGCGACACGCCGTCTCATATCCTGCGACGACGCGTTAGAAAGCCGCGGCGACGGCTAGGCGTCCTCGTCGTCGGTGCCGGCCGGGGCCAGATGCCACGCGCCCGCTTCGTCCTCGACCTTGATCTCCACGGCATGGCCCGCCTGGTGGCGAATGGCCGCCGTCAGCGCCAGCGCGTGGCGCATCGCCTCGTCGCGGGTGGCGAACTGCCCAACGAGATCGGCGTTGCGCCGCAGGCTCCATTGCCCGCGAGACGACGCATTGAACGGTACATAGAGGATCGTGCGCTGCAAGGATGCCGCTCCGTGGGAAAGGCCCCCTTGGCCTTTGTGGGCACGAAGCTAGGTAGACGTCCGTCGCGAGCGCGTTATGGCGAAGTCGCCATAGCGGTCACGTCACGGGGTGCACACGCGCCTCGACTCGGCCAGCCAATGCGCATGCCGGGAGCCTTTTTCCATGGCCGCGTCCACGGCGGACCGCTCGTCTTCGAACTCGTCGAGCAGCGTGATCATGACGAAGTCGCGTGGCCCGGCCTGCGCGGCGGGTTCGACGATGTACGCCGCTTTCCAGCCGCCGACGGGCGTCTTGAGCGTACGCACCTCCACGGAATACTGGCCAACGATACGTCGATGCACGATACGACTCCCCAGGTTGTCGCCGTGGCGGCGGCTCGATTCTCGCGCCGCCGTCAGCGAAATGACAAGCGGTGTCAGGCCTTCGGTGCCGCCTCGGCGGTCAGGCCTTCGCCGCTGGCGGGGATCGTAAAGGTGCGCGATTCGCCCTGCCCGACCGTCGCGTCCACGTCCACGCGGTCGCCACTGCACGAACCATGCGGCTGCATGCCCAGCTTGCGCGCGCCAGCCGGCACATGCAGCGCGAGCTGCTCACCGATCTCCATGTCGGCCACGACCTTGTCGTCGACGTAGATGGCGCTGGAACAGCCGCCGCCCCAAAGGCCCTGAGCGCGTACCACGGTCAGCATGGCGTCGCCGCCGTTGGGATCCTGCAGGCCGAAAACGGTGCTGGACGGCACGTCATGCAGGCCCACGTGACGTTCGTTGCGGTTAGCGGCGCAGCCGGCGAGCAGGACCAGACCGGCAAGGGCGATGTAACGCATGGGGAAGCTCCTCGGGGAAGAACGAAAGGATTTGCCGAATATTGTCGATGAAGAGTGAAAAATCGAGTCACACAGTCGTCTGGAACCCTGCCACGAAGGCCGCGACGACGCTAGACTCTGCGCCATGACCGTGAAACCCGCCCATGCGCCTACTGCTCTCGTCTTCGACCGTGCCCACATGGTGGCGGAGACCGTGGCCATGGTCCTTACGGATGCCGGCTACCAGGCTCG includes:
- the mtnC gene encoding acireductone synthase → MSDIRAILTDIEGTTSSIDFVKDVLFPYARTHLPAYVETHADTPEVQHWLHEAAKEAGFVEASRTEIIDLLVRWIDEDRKSTALKALQGMIWREGYESGAYVSHMYPEVAARLRAWHEQGLALYVYSSGSVPAQKLLFGYSENGDLTPLFSGYFDTQTGHKREVDSYRRIAEAIGLPPAQVLFLSDIREELDAARTAGMRTTQLVRPPQPLSENGHPAVADFDAIAP
- a CDS encoding C13 family peptidase — encoded protein: MPSHLDSRRKTAIYVLASFSLGALLTASLLWHGPRPAPSQAVALEPAAARSAPAQGEPAKRPVPLSLWGDMPDGDTEGDTDAAAAWPDDAPTPEQVFTDQPEAMRKALSRLAPRTPGKPNLYAIAVGADGSEDVFRNEAEYVDAVVGKRFGSPGHTVILENNPTTLTTRPLASWTNLEAALGGLAKVMDPREDVLLLYIATHGSSDHTLLIDMDPIPLDQIDPDGLADILSKQPFRWKVVVVNACYSGGFVPKLRGAGTLVLTAARSDRTSFGCGADSDITYFGRAWLAHGLSATPDFIEAFGKAKAEIAGWEKRDALEPSEPQIDVGVGIDSKLEAWRKAARIGPPVPFQPAH
- a CDS encoding amidohydrolase encodes the protein MQTLTVSLVQGATRWHDAAGNREYYGRLVRGAAPSDLIVLPETFLSGFTNDTLNNAEAMDGPSVAWMRALAGEVNATLTGSLVIRDGDSVYNRLVWASPDGSIAYYDKRHLFRMAGEHTRYGGGNERLIVELKGWRILPQVCYDLRFPVWLRNGRREEAAGGMDYDLALFVANWPAPRRQPWRTLLRARAIENLAYVIGVNRVGVDGNDLPYAGDSAVIDPVGEPLVELGTQEQVVTVVLDPAPLKAHRERFPAWMDADRFSLDVSV
- a CDS encoding pyridoxal phosphate-dependent aminotransferase produces the protein MQLDTKLPKVGTTIFSVMSQLALEHKAVNLGQGFPDFEPPEPLRDAITRAMAEGKNQYAPGVGIPKLREQIAAKTERLYGHRVSPDTEVTVTSGATEALFSAIAAVVRAGDEVIVFDPCYDSYEPAIELQGATAVHLPLTLPTFAIDWQRVRDAITPKTRMILINSPHNPSGAVLSRADLDELATIVRETSIVVLSDEVYEHIVFDGQEHQSVLRHEELAARSIVVSSFGKTYHCTGWKVGYAVAPKALTAEFRKVHQYLTFCTFNPAQWAFAAFLESTPEHYLTLPAFYQAKRDRFRELLAPSRLKLLDVPGGYFQLVDYAAIRDVDDINFSEWLVREGGVAAIPLSPFYEAAPDTRLVRLCFAKNDATMEAAAELLCKL
- a CDS encoding LysR substrate-binding domain-containing protein yields the protein MDGALQDLNDLYFFASVVEHGGFSAAGRALGIPKSRLSKRIAQLEDRLGVRLLQRTTRRFVVTEIGERFYQHCRAVLEEARAAQDAVDELRTEPRGVVRVSCPISLAQNVLGPMLPAFMLEHPKVQVRLTATNRRVDVIGEGYDVAIRVREKLDTDATLVLRSIGYARSLLVASPKFLESNGRPRSLDELALLPALSMYEHEGAQVWELVDASGKKSAVEVKPRLVSGDFSVLISAAVQCCGVALVPEDFCAPLIAQGELEWVLPEYTTAQGTLHFVYPSRRGLLPAVRSFVDFLAERLPKAQAEFVKDCQKVGANPEQAGAIHLARMIGSTRSTAFGRPNE
- a CDS encoding FMN-dependent NADH-azoreductase: MKLLHVDASALGAHSVSRGLTAAIVDEFVRHHPGVEVTYRDLHAAPLAHWSPTADEKATAESAQVLQEFLDADVVVLGSPMYNFSIASSLKAWIDRITVAGTTFRYTANGPEGLAGGKRVIVASSRGGIYTEGAASAMDFQEPYLRALFGFLGVTDIEFVRAEGLAMGDERKAQAVDGATAKIGSLLRKAA
- a CDS encoding ribonuclease H-like domain-containing protein, encoding MSELASRLAALRKQAGAGTGKTPAPPKLAATTASVPAHRGVDLAALRRMAGVRERLGQPRAVSSRPLSRDVPGEEIAPGLRYLEQRFAWAEPPAELDLSFARLTRARREDLLHFDTETTGLAGGTGTRAFMIGAADWHDGALRVRQLYITTMAAETAMLRAFAEWIHVATVLVSYNGKSYDAPLLATRYRLARLSNPLQGLTHVDLLHPMRRRYRHVWENCRMQTAERKLLRIVREDDLPGSEAPRAWLTYLRGGSSTDLVRVAEHNLQDVRTLSGLMIEAHGWAEAPVLNVSADMPAGNEK